In one Ictalurus punctatus breed USDA103 chromosome 19, Coco_2.0, whole genome shotgun sequence genomic region, the following are encoded:
- the LOC128635420 gene encoding peroxisomal succinyl-coenzyme A thioesterase isoform X1, protein MLAVNRMVASCLGPSLSIEPTRGLVDEKLRIFVTNLNPNQEVTLHCLHQSEDKDFWEAFGHYVSDGQGTVTVAKDSSVGGTYTGVESMALMWSLQPVPGSRTGLRLRKRDVLTPMVFHISVYDGHMAQDFIQLTPLVTIVIERWYTAPGVQRVDVREKGVRGTLFIPPGRGPFPGVLDMWGGGGGLVEYRAALLASHGFVAFALEYLTPDEIKDVSVSYFEIAYQIIQEHPMVLRDRVALLGLSFGASVALSMAAQSSVIKPQCCISISGSHVTPLRNTVSEVYEWLSRLFHKVRIMDNQVIWRDLLLPIPTDPAEKVDVGLIRCPLLLVVGDDDQNWATLESAEDMERITEKAGNRHLLKILIYPGAGHLIEPPYTPHHRASNFMVAGKEKVVMLWGGQTRLHAYAQEDSWEKILDFLRQHLCYAGPQARL, encoded by the exons ATGTTGGCCGTGAACAG GATGGTGGCGAGCTGCCTGGGCCCTTCGCTCTCAATTGAGCCCACTCGGGGACTCGTGGACGAAAAGCTCCGGATCTTCGTGACAAATTTAAACCCGAACCAGGAGGTGACCCTTCACTGTCTGCATCAGTCGGAGGACAAGGACTTTTGGGAAGCATTTGGACACTATGTGAGCGACGGACAGGGCACTGTGACTG TGGCAAAGGACTCCAGTGTGGGAGGCACGTATACAGGTGTGGAGTCCATGGCACTGATGTGGAGCCTGCAGCCAGTACCAGGCAGCCGAACAGGACTGAG GTTGCGAAAGCGAGATGTCCTCACACCAATGGTATTCCACATTTCTGTGTATGATGGACACATGGCTCAGGATTTTATCCAGCTCACACCGTTAGTGACCATCGTCATAGAAAGATGGTACACGGCTCCAGGTGTGCAGAGGGTCGATGTACGTGAGAAAGGAGTTCGAGGAACTTTGTTCATCCCTCCAG GTCGTGGCCCATTTCCAGGTGTGTTGGACATgtggggaggaggaggaggcctGGTGGAGTATCGAGCTGCGCTGCTGGCCTCACATGGCTTTGTCGCGTTTGCTCTGGAGTATCTGACTCCAGATGAAATAAAAGACGTTAGTGTATCTTACTTTGAG ATTGCATATCAGATCATACAGGAGCATCCCATGGTGCTAAGGGACAGAGTGGCTCTGTTGGGCCTCTCATTCGGTGCTTCTGTTGCTCTTTCTATGGCTGCTCAGTCCTCTGTCATCAAG CCCCAGTGTTGTATAAGCATCAGCGGCAGTCACGTCACTCCTCTACGTAATACTGTATCTGAAGTCTATGAATGGTTAAGCAG acTGTTTCATAAAGTGCGTATAATGGACAATCAGGTCATCTGGAGAGACCTTTTGCTGCCCATCCCAACAGATCCAGCCGAGAAAGTGGAT GTTGGCCTGATAAGATGTCCACTGCTTTTggttgttggtgatgatgatcaGAACTGGGCCACACTGGAGTCAGCTGAAGAT ATGGAGAGAATAACTGAAAAGGCTGGGAATCGGCACTTGCTCAAGATCCTGATCTATCCTGGTGCAGGTCACCTAATTGAGCCACCGTACACTCCACACCACAGAGCCTCCAACTTCATGGTTGCTGGCAAAGAGAAGG TGGTGATGCTTTGGGGTGGTCAGACCAGACTGCATGCATATGCACAAGAAGATTCATGGGAGAAGATTTTGGACTTTTTACGCCAACACCTCTGCTATGCAGGTCCACAGGCCCGACTGTAG
- the LOC128635420 gene encoding peroxisomal succinyl-coenzyme A thioesterase isoform X2, translating to MMVASCLGPSLSIEPTRGLVDEKLRIFVTNLNPNQEVTLHCLHQSEDKDFWEAFGHYVSDGQGTVTVAKDSSVGGTYTGVESMALMWSLQPVPGSRTGLRLRKRDVLTPMVFHISVYDGHMAQDFIQLTPLVTIVIERWYTAPGVQRVDVREKGVRGTLFIPPGRGPFPGVLDMWGGGGGLVEYRAALLASHGFVAFALEYLTPDEIKDVSVSYFEIAYQIIQEHPMVLRDRVALLGLSFGASVALSMAAQSSVIKPQCCISISGSHVTPLRNTVSEVYEWLSRLFHKVRIMDNQVIWRDLLLPIPTDPAEKVDVGLIRCPLLLVVGDDDQNWATLESAEDMERITEKAGNRHLLKILIYPGAGHLIEPPYTPHHRASNFMVAGKEKVVMLWGGQTRLHAYAQEDSWEKILDFLRQHLCYAGPQARL from the exons GATGGTGGCGAGCTGCCTGGGCCCTTCGCTCTCAATTGAGCCCACTCGGGGACTCGTGGACGAAAAGCTCCGGATCTTCGTGACAAATTTAAACCCGAACCAGGAGGTGACCCTTCACTGTCTGCATCAGTCGGAGGACAAGGACTTTTGGGAAGCATTTGGACACTATGTGAGCGACGGACAGGGCACTGTGACTG TGGCAAAGGACTCCAGTGTGGGAGGCACGTATACAGGTGTGGAGTCCATGGCACTGATGTGGAGCCTGCAGCCAGTACCAGGCAGCCGAACAGGACTGAG GTTGCGAAAGCGAGATGTCCTCACACCAATGGTATTCCACATTTCTGTGTATGATGGACACATGGCTCAGGATTTTATCCAGCTCACACCGTTAGTGACCATCGTCATAGAAAGATGGTACACGGCTCCAGGTGTGCAGAGGGTCGATGTACGTGAGAAAGGAGTTCGAGGAACTTTGTTCATCCCTCCAG GTCGTGGCCCATTTCCAGGTGTGTTGGACATgtggggaggaggaggaggcctGGTGGAGTATCGAGCTGCGCTGCTGGCCTCACATGGCTTTGTCGCGTTTGCTCTGGAGTATCTGACTCCAGATGAAATAAAAGACGTTAGTGTATCTTACTTTGAG ATTGCATATCAGATCATACAGGAGCATCCCATGGTGCTAAGGGACAGAGTGGCTCTGTTGGGCCTCTCATTCGGTGCTTCTGTTGCTCTTTCTATGGCTGCTCAGTCCTCTGTCATCAAG CCCCAGTGTTGTATAAGCATCAGCGGCAGTCACGTCACTCCTCTACGTAATACTGTATCTGAAGTCTATGAATGGTTAAGCAG acTGTTTCATAAAGTGCGTATAATGGACAATCAGGTCATCTGGAGAGACCTTTTGCTGCCCATCCCAACAGATCCAGCCGAGAAAGTGGAT GTTGGCCTGATAAGATGTCCACTGCTTTTggttgttggtgatgatgatcaGAACTGGGCCACACTGGAGTCAGCTGAAGAT ATGGAGAGAATAACTGAAAAGGCTGGGAATCGGCACTTGCTCAAGATCCTGATCTATCCTGGTGCAGGTCACCTAATTGAGCCACCGTACACTCCACACCACAGAGCCTCCAACTTCATGGTTGCTGGCAAAGAGAAGG TGGTGATGCTTTGGGGTGGTCAGACCAGACTGCATGCATATGCACAAGAAGATTCATGGGAGAAGATTTTGGACTTTTTACGCCAACACCTCTGCTATGCAGGTCCACAGGCCCGACTGTAG